The Trichoplusia ni isolate ovarian cell line Hi5 chromosome 10, tn1, whole genome shotgun sequence genome window below encodes:
- the LOC113498371 gene encoding cecropin-B1-like: protein MKVQFECHLSQYTQLSFNMNFYKLFFVVVLALTMLMSTQAEPNPEPKIKWGKVLKNGVKVAKIGAKVAGAVGTGIKVASAIGALAG from the exons ATGAAAGTACAATTTGAGTGTCACCTCTCGCAGTACACACAACTTTCCTTCAACATGAACTTCTACAAACTGTTCTTCGTAGTGGTGCTGGCTCTGACCATGCTGATGAGCACACAGGCCGAGCCCAACCCTGAACCCAAAATCAAATGGGGAAAAGTATTG AAAAATGGAGTCAAAGTAGCCAAAATTGGAGCGAAGGTTGCCGGTGCAGTTGGAACTGGTATCAAGGTAGCATCAGCTATTGGCGCTCTAGCTGGTTAA